One genomic segment of Kiritimatiella glycovorans includes these proteins:
- the ltrA gene encoding group II intron reverse transcriptase/maturase: MTREKTASKVPPGANPDAENAELRERLGADPLVWTDAMLAALKSGVKGGKWFSLKDKVYRRRTLLRAWHIVNGRGGSGGVDRLSLKQYESQLDQRLASLEGKLKTGRYEPKPVKRVFIPKPGGKEKRPLGIPTVEDRIVQTALQLVIGPIFEIGFNAHSYGFRPKRGCKDALREVGGLLRKGHEWIVDADLKSYFDTIDHGKLMSLVRAKVADGLVLDLLESYLKQGLINELKEWEPTEKGTPQGAVISPLLANLYLNELDHLLRDRGHEMIRYADDFVILSRTREEAEDALELTRQWTDGRGLVLHPEKTRLVTHREGFEFLGYRFENGNRYVRQKSLTKLRGTLRPKTKRTKGKSMKAIIEDINPVLIGWFGYYKHAHKNTFVWMDGWVRMRLRSILRKRHGRKGRGRGLDHHRYPNKYFAEMGLFSLERAHREACQSR; the protein is encoded by the coding sequence ATGACGAGGGAAAAGACAGCGTCGAAAGTGCCCCCGGGGGCTAACCCCGACGCGGAAAACGCCGAGCTGCGCGAGCGGTTGGGCGCGGACCCCCTGGTCTGGACGGACGCCATGTTGGCAGCCCTCAAATCGGGGGTGAAGGGAGGCAAGTGGTTCAGCCTCAAAGACAAGGTTTACCGCCGCCGGACACTGTTGCGCGCCTGGCACATCGTGAACGGGCGAGGCGGCAGCGGCGGCGTGGACCGACTGAGCCTGAAACAGTACGAGAGCCAGCTCGACCAAAGATTAGCGAGTTTGGAAGGCAAACTGAAAACAGGACGCTACGAACCCAAACCGGTCAAACGGGTGTTCATCCCCAAGCCCGGTGGAAAAGAGAAGCGGCCTCTGGGCATCCCGACCGTGGAAGACCGTATCGTGCAGACGGCACTGCAACTGGTGATCGGTCCGATCTTCGAGATCGGATTCAACGCACACAGCTACGGTTTCCGTCCCAAACGCGGCTGTAAAGACGCGCTTCGGGAGGTGGGCGGACTGCTCCGCAAAGGCCACGAATGGATAGTGGACGCCGATCTGAAGAGCTACTTTGACACGATCGACCACGGCAAACTGATGTCGCTGGTGCGCGCCAAGGTGGCGGACGGGTTGGTGCTGGACCTGCTGGAATCTTACTTGAAGCAGGGCCTGATCAACGAACTGAAAGAATGGGAGCCGACGGAGAAGGGAACGCCCCAGGGGGCGGTCATCTCTCCTCTGTTGGCCAACCTGTATCTGAACGAACTCGACCACCTGCTGCGGGACCGGGGCCACGAAATGATCCGCTATGCGGACGACTTCGTGATCCTCTCCCGCACGAGGGAGGAGGCCGAAGACGCGCTGGAACTGACACGGCAGTGGACCGACGGGCGGGGCCTTGTGCTCCACCCGGAAAAGACCCGGCTGGTCACCCACCGCGAAGGCTTCGAGTTCCTCGGCTACCGGTTCGAAAACGGAAACCGCTACGTGCGTCAGAAAAGCCTGACAAAACTACGCGGGACCCTCCGGCCCAAGACCAAACGTACCAAGGGCAAATCCATGAAGGCGATCATCGAGGACATCAACCCCGTGCTGATCGGTTGGTTCGGGTATTACAAACACGCCCATAAGAACACCTTCGTCTGGATGGACGGATGGGTGCGCATGCGCTTGCGCAGCATCCTCCGCAAACGCCACGGACGCAAAGGCCGGGGTCGGGGTCTCGACCACCACCGTTATCCAAACAAATACTTCGCCGAGATGGGACTGTTCAGCCTTGAGCGGGCCCATCGGGAAGCGTGC
- a CDS encoding ribosome-binding factor A: MSSGRIIRVNELLKREIAADILRLFSGSRFDTGAVTVTRVETAPDLRDANVHVCSSEAG, encoded by the coding sequence ATGAGCAGCGGACGCATCATTCGTGTGAACGAACTGTTGAAGCGGGAAATCGCCGCCGACATCCTGCGCCTGTTTTCCGGCAGCCGCTTCGACACCGGCGCCGTCACGGTCACACGGGTGGAGACTGCGCCCGACCTGCGCGATGCCAATGTGCATGTTTGTAGCAGTGAGGCCGGGTAA
- a CDS encoding type II toxin-antitoxin system VapC family toxin yields the protein MFLIDTNILLHAVNRESADSQKTSAFLRALPKQSECWGLSWNVLYEFMRVATHPRVFSAPLTQPQAWQFISALLNCPNCMLVSETGLHAETLAECAEKTPRLGGNILHDFHTAVLMREHGITEIVTFDQDFRAFPWITIKELDT from the coding sequence GTGTTTCTGATTGATACCAACATTCTGCTTCATGCTGTCAACCGCGAATCCGCCGATTCCCAAAAAACGTCGGCGTTTCTCCGTGCATTGCCGAAACAATCCGAATGCTGGGGGCTCAGCTGGAATGTACTTTATGAATTCATGCGGGTTGCCACGCACCCGCGTGTATTTTCCGCGCCACTCACTCAACCGCAGGCCTGGCAGTTTATTTCTGCATTGCTTAACTGCCCCAACTGCATGCTGGTCTCGGAAACCGGCCTGCACGCCGAAACTCTTGCCGAGTGCGCAGAGAAAACCCCGCGCCTCGGCGGAAATATTCTTCACGACTTTCACACCGCCGTATTAATGCGCGAACATGGAATCACTGAAATTGTCACATTCGACCAGGATTTCCGCGCCTTCCCATGGATTACAATCAAGGAGCTGGACACATGA
- a CDS encoding family 78 glycoside hydrolase catalytic domain translates to MDAAPGLHPAALRCEHLENPLGIDVTRPRFIWELQSRQRGQKQTAFRVLVASSPEKLASNEADLWDSGRVESSRSILVPYAGETLGPDTDCHWKVKVWGKKGEPSEWSEPARFSIGLLGEEDWQGEWIEFPAGDPKLSCPQYRKTFSLDRPASRAFVYVASLGTHELYINGEKADDRVLAPAHSFLARRVLYVAYDVADLLQRGENVIAVWHGPGFAPYDGATPAIRVQANIVADDGSKVSVATDASWKCAESGHRIYYRDERPRARRYGGEEIDARKLSPDWNTAGFDDSAWVSALPTSRDVVVSAQNAQPDRIIRAFSPVSITGAGEKSYKVDFGTNFTGFIELRNLRGEPGQEILIQSSDDLVRGEKHNQASRYICGESPGTFRHRFNWTAGRSVQITGFDYEPQPGDVRGHAVGTDLERIGRFECSNDLFNRMYEKDLWTFRANTLAGMTMDCPHRERRGYGEVAWSTARGIGLPNYRAGDFYARRVRDWCDAQREDGLFPHIAPNSGMHGGGATLGRRPPASRLGDAPPPRGPQGGR, encoded by the coding sequence ATGGACGCGGCGCCTGGCCTCCATCCGGCCGCGTTGCGGTGCGAACACCTCGAAAATCCGCTCGGCATCGATGTGACGCGTCCGCGCTTCATTTGGGAACTCCAATCGCGGCAGCGCGGACAAAAGCAGACGGCCTTCCGCGTGCTGGTGGCCTCGTCGCCGGAAAAACTGGCGTCGAACGAGGCCGATCTGTGGGACAGCGGCCGGGTGGAATCCAGTCGATCGATCCTGGTGCCCTATGCAGGGGAAACGCTCGGCCCGGATACGGATTGCCACTGGAAGGTGAAGGTGTGGGGCAAAAAGGGCGAGCCCTCGGAATGGAGCGAGCCCGCGCGGTTTTCGATCGGCTTGCTCGGCGAGGAGGACTGGCAGGGGGAGTGGATCGAATTTCCCGCAGGCGATCCGAAGTTATCCTGCCCCCAGTACCGAAAAACGTTTTCCCTCGACCGCCCCGCCTCCCGGGCCTTCGTTTATGTCGCCTCGCTGGGCACCCACGAACTCTATATCAACGGCGAAAAGGCCGATGACCGGGTGCTTGCCCCGGCACACTCCTTTCTTGCAAGGCGCGTCCTCTATGTCGCCTATGATGTCGCGGACCTGCTTCAGCGGGGGGAAAACGTGATCGCGGTCTGGCACGGCCCGGGGTTCGCCCCGTACGACGGGGCCACCCCGGCGATCCGCGTCCAGGCAAACATCGTCGCCGACGACGGGAGCAAAGTCTCCGTGGCGACCGACGCGTCGTGGAAATGCGCGGAAAGCGGCCATCGCATCTATTACAGAGACGAGAGACCGCGGGCGCGCAGATACGGCGGCGAGGAGATCGACGCGCGCAAGTTGAGCCCGGACTGGAACACCGCCGGCTTCGACGACTCGGCCTGGGTGAGCGCCCTGCCCACAAGCCGGGATGTCGTTGTCTCCGCTCAGAACGCCCAACCCGACCGGATCATCAGGGCGTTTTCGCCGGTCAGCATCACCGGGGCGGGCGAGAAGAGTTACAAAGTCGATTTCGGAACGAACTTCACGGGGTTTATCGAGCTGCGAAACCTGCGGGGTGAGCCGGGGCAGGAGATTCTGATCCAGTCGTCGGACGATCTGGTCAGGGGAGAGAAACACAATCAGGCCAGCCGCTACATCTGCGGCGAATCGCCCGGCACGTTCCGGCACCGTTTCAATTGGACCGCGGGCAGGAGCGTCCAGATCACCGGCTTCGATTATGAGCCGCAACCCGGGGACGTCCGGGGGCATGCCGTGGGCACGGACCTCGAACGCATCGGCCGGTTTGAATGTTCCAACGATCTGTTCAACCGGATGTATGAGAAGGATCTTTGGACGTTCCGCGCCAACACCCTCGCCGGTATGACGATGGACTGCCCCCACCGCGAGCGGCGGGGATACGGCGAAGTCGCCTGGTCCACTGCCCGGGGCATCGGCCTGCCCAACTATCGCGCGGGCGACTTCTATGCCCGCCGCGTCCGCGACTGGTGCGACGCGCAGCGTGAGGACGGGCTTTTCCCGCATATTGCGCCCAACTCCGGGATGCATGGAGGGGGGGCTACTCTGGGCCGGCGCCCCCCTGCATCTCGGCTGGGAGATGCTCCGCCACCTCGGGGACCGCAGGGTGGTCGCTGA
- a CDS encoding alpha-L-rhamnosidase C-terminal domain-containing protein — protein sequence MEGGLLWAGAPLHLGWEMLRHLGDRRVVAEAYPNYQKWLELLHANASRSADGVITQDLYESKSHHSRWFFIGDWRAPGERREWRDSPEAALFNNCTYALNLKMMTDIAAALRRDDDVTLYSGRLDRLREAIHAKFFNAEKNIYLDTRRQVHLAFPLLTGVVPEELEPAILASLKEAMTEPVDTAGLLANSEGWSGANPKLEWTPSPEWTQPAPFLDVGSSGLPVLLQYLIEDAEWNDVLYGAINKTTFPGYGFFLERGQTTWPESWGAASYSRIHTCFTGIAAWFIKGIGGIRTAPTHHGYSHFIIKPHLVGDLSYANTSIPSPYGPIVSNWKCGDGEAQLHIEIPPNTTATVYVPGSDIENVTESGGPARDAEGVRFLRVEDDRLVFEVESGTYEFVSKN from the coding sequence ATGGAGGGGGGGCTACTCTGGGCCGGCGCCCCCCTGCATCTCGGCTGGGAGATGCTCCGCCACCTCGGGGACCGCAGGGTGGTCGCTGAGGCCTACCCGAATTACCAAAAATGGCTCGAACTCCTCCACGCCAACGCATCCCGATCGGCGGACGGCGTCATCACCCAGGATCTCTACGAATCCAAATCGCATCACAGCCGCTGGTTTTTCATCGGGGACTGGCGCGCGCCAGGGGAACGGCGGGAGTGGCGCGATTCCCCCGAGGCGGCGCTGTTCAACAACTGCACCTATGCGCTGAATCTGAAAATGATGACCGATATCGCCGCCGCGCTGCGTCGCGACGACGACGTCACTCTCTACTCCGGGCGGCTGGACCGGCTGAGAGAAGCCATCCACGCGAAATTCTTCAATGCGGAAAAGAACATCTACCTCGACACCCGGCGCCAGGTTCACCTTGCATTCCCGCTGCTTACGGGCGTCGTGCCCGAGGAACTGGAGCCCGCCATCCTGGCCAGCCTCAAGGAGGCCATGACCGAGCCGGTGGACACCGCCGGGCTGCTGGCCAATAGCGAGGGGTGGAGCGGGGCCAACCCCAAACTGGAATGGACCCCCAGCCCGGAATGGACCCAACCCGCGCCCTTTCTGGACGTGGGCAGCTCCGGGCTTCCGGTTCTCCTGCAGTATCTGATCGAGGACGCGGAGTGGAACGATGTCCTCTATGGGGCGATCAACAAAACCACGTTCCCGGGCTACGGGTTCTTTCTCGAACGGGGTCAGACCACCTGGCCGGAAAGCTGGGGGGCGGCATCCTACAGCAGAATCCACACCTGCTTCACCGGCATCGCGGCGTGGTTCATCAAGGGGATCGGCGGCATCCGCACCGCTCCCACCCATCACGGCTATTCGCACTTCATCATCAAACCGCACCTGGTCGGGGATCTGTCCTATGCGAATACAAGCATCCCCTCGCCCTACGGTCCCATTGTGAGTAACTGGAAGTGTGGCGACGGGGAAGCGCAGCTCCATATCGAGATTCCGCCCAATACCACCGCGACCGTCTATGTGCCCGGAAGCGACATCGAAAACGTCACCGAAAGCGGCGGCCCCGCCCGCGATGCGGAGGGCGTCCGCTTTCTCCGCGTCGAGGACGATCGCCTCGTCTTTGAAGTGGAGTCCGGTACGTATGAGTTTGTGTCAAAGAACTGA